In one Vidua chalybeata isolate OUT-0048 chromosome 4, bVidCha1 merged haplotype, whole genome shotgun sequence genomic region, the following are encoded:
- the LOC128786957 gene encoding PHD finger protein 7-like: MSYSKPEGPGARETACMLCRHAKADPDICGDKLEKRGLCAHVFCLFFATLLVRQKNDRVGLMGYFPRDIQIAVWRAAQKRCCVCGQSGATIMCCKEDCGRWFHLPCAKEGGCVTHYIPDYSTYCHEHRPEQEVEATPEPGTNCLICMEPVEDRKTFRTLVCPACKRAWFHRDCIQGQAMRAGLLSLRCPLCRDIEEFLAQMFIMGIRIPFREPTWEDNDGFADLEERHSRCTARDCLYPGGREEAEEEGPWELLLCSSCAAEGTHRRCSGLRNHIQSWECDSCAGLGTASRDESELSGPSLTRQSGLEPAHGSSASEAISPSSCILVLPLRVDPQSPSAETSSHSSHQHTAWQQSLLSASPDTSSPSTSRSTCSSSPDHEDRVHSRHAGPGCRQTRSHQQGQAPDGPVRSRSRCDRSRRTTTRTEKTRRRETPTQTSPRRSRAHQQGQAQSPPVRSRSRRDRSSQTRPKTEKPRRRETPSWTSPRRSHAHQQGQAQSPPVRSRSRRDRSSQTRPRTERPRQRETSSQASPRHSRSRQQGQAQSPPVRSRSRRDRSHTTTSSAERPRQRETLSGTSPRRSRSHLQRQASNQPVLSRSHQDRSSRTAARAERPRRRGTPSGMSHRSICSRQRRRASIRTSNSSM, encoded by the exons ATGTCTTACAGCAAGCCGGAGGGCCCTGGTGCCAGGGAGACAG cctgcATGCTGTGTCGCCATGCAAAGGCTGACCCAGACATCTGCGGTGACAAACTGGAGAAGCGTGGGCTCTGTGCCCATGTGTTCTGCCTG TTCTTTGCCACTCTACTTGTTCGTCAAAAGAACGATCGTGTTGGACTCATGGGATATTTTCCTAGAGACATCCAAATTGCAGTCTGGCGGGCGGCACAAAAG CGCTGCTGTGTCTGTGGCCAGAGCGGGGCAACCATCATGTGTTGCAAGGAGGACTGTGGCAGATGGTtccacctgccctgtgccaaGGAGGGCGGCTGTGTCACACACTATATTCCAGATTACAG CACCTACTGCCATGAGCACCGTCCAGAGCAGGAGGTGGAGGCGACTCCAGAGCCAGGCACCAATTGCCTCATCTGCATGGAGCCTGTGGAGGATAGAAAGACCTTCAGAACCCTGGTGTGCCCAGCGTGCAAAAGGGCCTGGTTCCACAGGGACTGCATCCAG ggacaggccatgCGTGCTGGTCTTTTATCCCTCCGCTGCCCCCTGTGTAGGGACATTGAAGAATTTCTTGCACAAATGTTCATCATGGGGATCCGAATTCCCTTCAG AGAGCCAACATGGGAGGACAACGATGGCTTCGCGGATCTAGAAGAGAGGCACAGCAGGTGCACTGCCAGGGATTGCCTTTACCcgggaggcagggaggaggcagaggaagaggg GCCCTGGGAACTgctcctgtgctcctcctgtgctgctgagggcaCCCACAGGCGCTGCTCTGGCCTGAGAAATCACATACAGAGCTGGGAGTGTGACAGCTGTGCTGGTCTCGGAACGG CTTCCAGGGATGAGTCAGAGCTCAGTGGCCCTAGCCTGACCAGACAGTCAGGACTGGAGCCTGCTCATGGCTCCTCAGCATCTGAGGCtatcagccccagctcctgcatcctGGTCCTGCCATTGAGGGTGGATCCCCAGTCTCCATCTGCAGAgaccagcagccacagcagccaccaACACACAGCATGGCAGCAGTCTCTGCTGTCTGCTTCACCGgacaccagcagccccagcacatcAAGGTCAAcgtgcagcagctcccctgaCCATGAAGACAGGGTCCATTCCAGACATGCTGGGCCTGGCTGCAGGCAAACCCGCTCTCACCAGCAAGGTCAGGCCCCAGATGGACCTGTCCGATCAAGGAGTCGctgtgacaggagcaggaggacaaCCACAAGGACTGAGAAGACCAGGCGAAGGGAGACACCTACACAGACATCCCCCAGACGCAGCCGTGCCCACCAGCAAGGTCAGGCCCAGAGTCCACCTGTCCGGTCCAGGAGTCGCCGTGACAGGAGCAGCCAGACAAGACCAAAGACTGAGAAGCCCAGGCGAAGGGAGACACCTTCATGGACATCCCCCAGACGCAGCCACGCCCACCAGCAAGGTCAGGCCCAGAGTCCACCTGTCCGGTCCAGGAGTCGCCGTGACAGGAGCAGCCAGACAAGACCAAGGACTGAGAGGCCCAGGCAAAGGGAGACATCGTCACAGGCATCCCCCAGACATAGCCGCTCCCGCCAGCAAGGTCAGGCCCAGAGTCCACCTGTCCGGTCCAGGAGTCGCCGTGACAGGAGCCACACGACAACATCAAGTGCTGAGAGGCCCAGGCAAAGGGAGACTTTGTCAGGGACATCCCCCAGACGCAGCCGCTCCCACCTGCAGCGCCAGGCCTCGAATCAACCTGTCCTGTCCAGGAGTCaccaggacaggagcagcaggacagcagcaaggGCTGAGAGGCCCAGGCGCAGGGGGACACCATCAGGGATGTCCCACAGGAGCATCTGTTCTCGCCAGCGACGTCGGGCCTCAATTAGGACCTCCAACAGCAGCATGTAG